One window from the genome of Brooklawnia cerclae encodes:
- the udk gene encoding uridine kinase, with protein MTSLVIGIAGGTGSGKTTLTNALLERFAGRASAMYHDNYYRAHDDLDAEQRTTLNYDSPDEFDNDLMVEHLTRLVAGAPVDSPTYDFVHNNRAARTVRIEPKPIIIVEGILIFAEPRLCPLFDIRLFVDTDADVRLLRRIHRDVLERGRTLESVERRYLATVKPMHELYVEPSKRNAHIIIPEGGRNMVALDLLIHEIEHQLA; from the coding sequence ATGACCAGCCTGGTGATCGGGATCGCCGGGGGCACGGGCAGCGGGAAGACGACACTGACCAACGCGCTGCTCGAGCGCTTCGCGGGCCGTGCGAGCGCGATGTACCACGACAACTACTACCGCGCTCACGACGACCTGGACGCGGAGCAGCGCACGACGCTCAACTACGACTCTCCCGACGAGTTCGACAACGACCTGATGGTCGAGCACCTCACCCGGCTCGTCGCGGGAGCCCCGGTGGACTCACCCACCTACGACTTCGTCCACAACAACCGGGCGGCGCGGACGGTTCGCATCGAGCCGAAACCGATCATCATCGTCGAGGGGATCCTCATCTTCGCCGAGCCCCGGTTGTGTCCGCTGTTCGACATCCGGCTGTTCGTCGACACGGACGCCGACGTGCGACTCCTGCGCCGTATCCACCGCGACGTGCTGGAACGCGGACGCACCCTGGAGTCTGTGGAACGCCGCTATCTGGCCACCGTGAAGCCGATGCACGAGCTGTATGTGGAGCCCTCCAAGCGCAACGCCCACATCATCATCCCCGAGGGCGGCCGCAACATGGTGGCCCTCGACCTGCTCATCCACGAGATCGAGCATCAGCTCGCCTGA
- a CDS encoding SDR family NAD(P)-dependent oxidoreductase — protein sequence MSERIAVVTGASSGIGAASARALAKEGYTVFCAARRFDRLSALATEIGGVAVVCDTTDADQVAALAAAVGPRCDVVVNNAGGAVGQDPLETADVADWERMYQINVAGTLRVTQALLPAVEAAHGAFIFITSTAAETAYEGGGGYCGVKSAERYMAGSLRLELAGRPVRVCEISPGMVHTDEFSLVRFAGDQTKADEVYAGVDHPLVAGDIAEAVRWTATLPEYVNIDRLVIRPRAQAANWKVARAN from the coding sequence ATGAGCGAACGAATTGCTGTGGTCACAGGAGCATCGAGCGGCATCGGGGCAGCCAGCGCGCGAGCGCTCGCCAAGGAGGGTTACACGGTCTTTTGCGCGGCGCGGCGCTTCGACCGGCTGTCGGCGCTGGCCACCGAGATCGGCGGGGTCGCCGTCGTGTGTGACACCACCGACGCCGACCAGGTGGCCGCCCTCGCCGCGGCCGTCGGGCCCCGCTGCGATGTGGTCGTCAACAACGCGGGTGGTGCAGTCGGCCAGGATCCGCTGGAGACCGCCGACGTGGCCGACTGGGAGCGGATGTACCAGATCAACGTCGCGGGGACGCTCCGCGTCACCCAGGCGCTCCTGCCGGCGGTCGAGGCGGCCCACGGCGCCTTCATCTTCATCACCTCCACCGCGGCCGAGACCGCCTACGAGGGCGGCGGCGGATACTGCGGTGTGAAGTCGGCCGAGCGGTACATGGCCGGTTCGCTGCGCCTCGAGTTGGCCGGGCGCCCCGTGCGCGTGTGCGAGATCAGCCCCGGCATGGTGCACACCGACGAGTTCTCGCTCGTGCGGTTCGCCGGTGACCAGACGAAGGCGGACGAGGTCTATGCGGGCGTCGACCACCCCCTGGTGGCCGGGGACATCGCCGAGGCCGTCCGCTGGACCGCCACTCTGCCGGAATACGTGAACATCGATCGGCTGGTCATCCGGCCCCGTGCCCAGGCCGCCAACTGGAAGGTCGCCCGCGCCAACTGA
- a CDS encoding phosphoglyceromutase — translation MTYQLILLRHGESEWNSKNLFTGWVDIDLNEKGVGEARRGGELLAEQNLLPDIVHTSVLRRAIHTSYLALDACDRHWIPVKRSWRLNERHYGKLQGLNKAEIRDQFGEDQFMKWRRSYDEPPPAIDKDNQYSQWDDARYADLPEEIRPLTECLKDVVARMLPYWYDQIIPDLRSGKTVLVAAHGNSLRALVKHLDQIGDDDIAALNIPTGIPLLYELDDDLHPVVAGGRYLDPEAAEAGQKAVASQGKK, via the coding sequence ATGACCTACCAGTTGATCCTGCTCCGCCACGGCGAGAGCGAGTGGAACTCCAAGAATCTGTTCACCGGGTGGGTGGACATCGACCTCAACGAAAAGGGGGTCGGGGAGGCCAGGCGGGGCGGCGAGCTGCTGGCCGAGCAGAACCTCCTGCCCGACATCGTGCACACCTCGGTGCTGCGTCGCGCGATCCACACGTCCTACCTGGCGCTGGACGCCTGCGACCGTCACTGGATTCCGGTGAAGCGCTCGTGGCGGCTGAACGAGCGCCACTACGGCAAGCTCCAGGGGCTCAACAAGGCCGAGATCCGCGATCAGTTCGGCGAGGACCAGTTCATGAAGTGGCGTCGCAGCTACGACGAGCCGCCGCCCGCCATCGACAAGGACAACCAGTACTCCCAGTGGGACGACGCGCGGTACGCCGATCTCCCCGAGGAGATCCGCCCGCTGACGGAGTGCCTGAAGGACGTCGTCGCGCGCATGCTGCCGTACTGGTACGACCAGATCATTCCCGACCTGCGCTCGGGGAAGACGGTGCTGGTCGCGGCACACGGCAACTCGCTGCGTGCCCTGGTCAAGCACCTCGACCAGATCGGCGACGACGACATCGCCGCCCTGAACATCCCGACGGGCATCCCGCTGCTGTACGAGCTGGACGACGACCTGCACCCGGTGGTCGCGGGTGGACGCTACCTCGACCCCGAGGCTGCGGAGGCCGGTCAGAAGGCCGTCGCGAGCCAGGGCAAGAAGTAG
- the phoU gene encoding phosphate signaling complex protein PhoU → MREIYHNDLDSVVNELVVMSDSIQIAVRDATRALLEADLQLAERVISGDTRVDAMHDQLEQRTFTILARQSPVAGELRTLVAVIQMVAALGRMGDLAAHIAKIARLRFPDHAIPEPLTENFRRMSRLAQDMVGNVGRILAERNLEEAKHLAEQDEEMDDLRSQQFRVILGSDWQHGVETAVDVALLGRYYERIADHAVSMGRRIIYVITGDLPEGENWPTT, encoded by the coding sequence ATGCGCGAGATCTACCACAACGACCTCGACAGTGTCGTCAACGAGCTGGTCGTGATGTCCGACAGCATTCAGATCGCCGTCCGGGACGCCACCCGAGCGCTCCTCGAGGCCGACCTCCAGCTCGCCGAGCGCGTCATCAGCGGCGACACGCGCGTCGACGCCATGCACGACCAGCTCGAACAGCGCACATTCACCATCCTGGCCAGGCAGTCCCCGGTCGCCGGCGAACTGCGCACGCTGGTCGCCGTGATCCAGATGGTGGCCGCGTTGGGCCGGATGGGCGACCTGGCGGCCCACATCGCCAAGATCGCCCGACTGCGCTTCCCCGACCACGCGATCCCCGAACCGCTCACCGAGAACTTCCGCCGCATGTCGCGTCTGGCACAGGACATGGTCGGCAACGTCGGGCGCATCCTGGCCGAGCGCAATCTGGAGGAGGCGAAGCACCTGGCCGAGCAGGACGAGGAGATGGACGACCTGCGCAGTCAGCAGTTCCGTGTGATCCTGGGCAGCGACTGGCAGCACGGTGTCGAGACGGCGGTGGACGTGGCGCTCCTCGGCCGTTACTACGAACGGATCGCCGATCACGCCGTGAGCATGGGGCGTCGCATCATCTACGTCATCACGGGCGACCTGCCCGAGGGTGAGAACTGGCCGACGACCTGA
- a CDS encoding sensor histidine kinase, with amino-acid sequence MVAAALLAGLVIGLLVGRSRARDAGAPVAEPVVPAPRLSSQLEAAVDLMRSASLVAGPHDEVWHSNPPARTTGLVRGSRVAPDELLELVRSVRQRGQAVGTTLQLKREPGVPTRELAVRVSLLEGGIVLVIADDRSAETRADEIKRDFVANVSHELKTPVGAIQVLSEAVEQAADDPEAIRRFAGRMTRETERLGELVQQIIELSRLQSVDPLIQADVVEVDDIVGAAVARCRELASGRAITLTLAGAQGLRVVGDEDQLTSAVVNLVQNAINYSDPGARVAMSTRAVEDGGDEFVEISVADNGIGIRADDLERIFERFYRVDYDRSRQSGGTGLGLSIVKHVAGAHGGTVNVWSKVGQGSTFTLRLPAYLETEEPEVTALTVPMPDGGMQ; translated from the coding sequence CTGGTGGCCGCCGCGCTCCTGGCCGGACTCGTCATCGGCCTTCTCGTGGGGCGGTCACGGGCCCGGGACGCGGGTGCTCCCGTCGCCGAACCGGTCGTCCCCGCGCCGAGGCTGTCGTCCCAACTCGAGGCGGCCGTCGACCTGATGCGGTCGGCCTCGCTGGTGGCCGGCCCCCACGACGAGGTGTGGCACTCCAACCCCCCGGCGCGCACGACCGGTCTGGTCCGGGGGAGCCGAGTGGCTCCGGACGAACTGCTCGAGCTCGTCCGTTCCGTGCGGCAGCGGGGTCAGGCCGTCGGGACGACGCTGCAACTGAAGCGCGAGCCGGGCGTGCCCACCCGTGAGTTGGCCGTGCGGGTGAGCCTTCTCGAAGGCGGCATCGTGCTGGTGATCGCGGACGATCGCAGTGCCGAGACACGGGCCGACGAGATCAAGCGAGACTTCGTGGCCAACGTCAGCCATGAGCTCAAGACGCCGGTGGGGGCCATTCAGGTGCTCTCGGAGGCGGTCGAACAGGCCGCGGACGACCCCGAGGCGATCCGGCGCTTCGCGGGCAGGATGACCCGTGAGACGGAGCGGCTGGGCGAGCTCGTCCAGCAGATCATCGAGCTGTCACGGCTCCAGTCGGTGGATCCACTGATCCAGGCGGACGTCGTCGAGGTGGACGACATCGTCGGGGCGGCGGTCGCCCGCTGTCGCGAGTTGGCGTCGGGACGAGCCATCACGCTCACTCTCGCCGGGGCGCAGGGGTTGCGCGTCGTGGGGGACGAGGACCAGCTCACCAGCGCGGTGGTCAACCTGGTGCAGAACGCCATCAACTATTCCGACCCGGGCGCACGGGTGGCGATGAGCACCCGTGCGGTCGAGGACGGGGGCGACGAGTTCGTCGAGATCAGCGTGGCCGACAACGGCATCGGCATTCGCGCGGACGATCTCGAGCGGATCTTCGAGCGCTTCTACCGCGTGGACTACGACCGGAGCCGCCAGAGCGGGGGGACCGGTCTGGGTCTGTCGATCGTCAAGCACGTCGCCGGTGCCCATGGCGGCACCGTGAACGTGTGGAGCAAGGTCGGCCAGGGATCGACCTTCACCCTGCGTCTGCCGGCCTATCTGGAGACGGAGGAACCCGAGGTGACCGCGCTCACGGTGCCCATGCCGGATGGAGGAATGCAATGA
- a CDS encoding response regulator transcription factor has product MTRILIIEDEESYRDATAYMLRREGFDVDEAADGTLGLAEYDHNGADLVLLDLMMPGMPGTEVCRQLRMRGNVPVIMVTARDSEIDKVVGLELGADDYVTKPFSHRELVARIRAVLRRGQDPDLLPEVIEVGDVRMDVERHEVSVRGATIRLALKEFELLELLLRNAGRVMTRGQLIDRIWGADYVGDTKTLDVHVKRLRAKIESDPSHPSQLVTVRGLGYKYEG; this is encoded by the coding sequence ATGACCCGGATCCTGATCATCGAGGACGAGGAGTCCTACCGGGACGCCACGGCCTACATGCTGCGCAGGGAGGGCTTCGACGTGGACGAGGCGGCCGACGGGACCCTCGGGCTCGCCGAGTACGACCACAACGGCGCCGACCTCGTGCTGCTGGACCTCATGATGCCGGGGATGCCGGGCACCGAGGTCTGTCGCCAACTGCGGATGCGGGGCAACGTGCCGGTGATCATGGTGACCGCACGCGATTCCGAGATCGACAAGGTGGTCGGGCTGGAGCTCGGGGCGGACGACTATGTCACGAAGCCGTTCAGCCATCGCGAGCTGGTCGCCCGTATCCGGGCCGTGCTGCGCCGCGGCCAGGACCCTGATCTGCTGCCGGAGGTGATCGAGGTCGGCGACGTGCGCATGGACGTGGAGCGTCACGAGGTATCGGTGCGTGGGGCCACGATCCGGTTGGCGCTGAAGGAGTTCGAGCTTCTCGAGCTCCTGCTGCGCAATGCCGGCCGCGTCATGACCAGAGGCCAGTTGATCGACCGCATCTGGGGCGCCGACTACGTGGGCGACACGAAGACTCTCGACGTGCACGTGAAGCGGCTGCGGGCCAAGATCGAGTCCGATCCGTCGCACCCCTCGCAGCTGGTCACCGTGCGCGGGCTCGGCTACAAGTACGAGGGCTGA
- a CDS encoding sugar-binding transcriptional regulator produces MPAKRDHQMLIEAARMYYLEGLDQGQVGRRLGLSRSSVSRILASARESGIVQVRIAGDDHISRNRDLEGQLMRTFGLREALVAETSASTTDVKCVAQLGAEVFARRAPSANRIGFSWGFTLGHVVEAIPRLSLHPNILLTPLVGGMPLLDSGPSGYINTQILAEKCGVVSERFDAPAVVESAATQRAMLSESSIRMAIARAAASDLAFVGIGNFGVQTSRRVLEAMNFNDQEMVEVVAAKPVGDVCGRFFTIDGVPLGPPASERVIGITIDQLAGIDIVVGIAAGKTKAAGTLGALRTGAIGILVVDEGLAAAVLALHSRGV; encoded by the coding sequence ATGCCTGCCAAACGCGACCACCAGATGCTGATCGAGGCCGCCCGGATGTACTACCTCGAAGGCCTCGACCAGGGCCAGGTGGGACGCCGGCTCGGGCTGTCGCGGTCGAGCGTGTCGCGCATCCTCGCGTCCGCCCGCGAGTCGGGCATCGTCCAGGTGCGCATCGCCGGGGACGACCACATCTCGCGCAACCGTGACCTCGAGGGCCAGCTGATGCGCACGTTCGGGCTGCGCGAGGCCCTCGTGGCCGAGACGTCCGCGTCGACCACCGACGTGAAGTGCGTGGCCCAGCTCGGGGCGGAGGTCTTCGCCCGCAGAGCGCCCAGCGCGAACCGCATCGGATTCAGCTGGGGGTTCACGCTCGGACACGTGGTCGAGGCCATCCCCAGGCTGTCGCTCCACCCCAACATTTTGCTCACCCCGCTGGTCGGCGGCATGCCCCTGCTCGACTCAGGCCCGTCCGGCTACATCAACACCCAGATCCTGGCTGAGAAGTGCGGAGTGGTCTCCGAACGTTTCGACGCGCCGGCGGTCGTGGAGTCAGCTGCCACACAGCGAGCGATGCTGTCGGAGTCGTCGATCCGGATGGCGATCGCCCGGGCGGCAGCCAGCGATCTGGCCTTCGTCGGCATCGGCAACTTCGGCGTCCAGACCTCGCGCCGGGTACTGGAGGCGATGAACTTCAACGACCAGGAGATGGTCGAGGTGGTCGCCGCGAAGCCGGTCGGCGACGTCTGCGGCAGGTTCTTCACCATCGACGGTGTGCCGCTCGGCCCGCCCGCGTCGGAACGGGTGATCGGCATCACCATCGATCAACTGGCGGGCATCGACATCGTCGTCGGCATCGCGGCGGGAAAGACCAAGGCCGCCGGTACCCTGGGCGCTCTGCGCACCGGGGCGATCGGCATTCTCGTGGTGGACGAGGGCCTGGCCGCCGCCGTCCTCGCGCTGCACTCCCGCGGCGTCTGA
- a CDS encoding NAD(P)H-dependent oxidoreductase: MGYTTGLLERQEKLGRPVLVGVVGAGQMGSGLVASICKAPGLTVAAVADIVIDKAESALRNAGRDDVVVAGADLEAAKKALTEGKSVAITDGLKMPELPVDIVVEVSGVPEIAAQIAYTCIAHSKDVALMTVEADITVGVLLSSMANAGNSVYTVMRGDEPVECLKLVEYAEDLGLKVICAGKGKNNVNIHTSVPEDNEADAARKKMNPRMLTEFTDGTKTQLEMAALSNATGIPVEVEGMHGPECNLDELITTLIPKADGGILDWENGPCVEYVTGNVAPGVFAIVKSESDVVTHELDYLKLGHGPYYLFYRPWHIASIEAHLSIGEAVLNRRADFQSRYVCTEVVGRAKFDLEPGTTMEGMGGHHFYGWAIPAEKARELNAIPVGLIQTSKLKVAKKQGEIITYDDLEVDETRPLVAMRRLQDALVTRGMIGA, translated from the coding sequence ATGGGTTACACGACAGGTCTCCTGGAACGCCAGGAGAAGCTTGGACGCCCGGTTCTCGTCGGGGTCGTCGGCGCCGGCCAGATGGGGTCGGGCCTGGTGGCATCGATCTGCAAAGCACCCGGGCTGACGGTCGCGGCGGTCGCGGACATCGTCATCGACAAGGCGGAATCGGCCCTGCGCAATGCGGGACGCGATGACGTCGTGGTCGCCGGCGCGGATCTGGAGGCTGCGAAGAAGGCCCTCACCGAGGGCAAGTCGGTGGCGATCACCGACGGCCTGAAGATGCCGGAACTGCCGGTGGACATCGTCGTCGAGGTCTCGGGCGTTCCCGAGATCGCGGCACAGATCGCCTACACCTGTATCGCCCACAGCAAGGACGTGGCCCTGATGACGGTCGAGGCCGACATCACCGTGGGCGTCCTGCTGTCGTCCATGGCCAACGCCGGCAACTCGGTCTACACCGTCATGCGCGGTGACGAGCCCGTCGAGTGCCTCAAGCTCGTCGAGTACGCCGAGGACCTCGGTCTCAAGGTCATCTGCGCGGGCAAGGGCAAGAACAACGTCAACATCCACACCTCGGTTCCCGAGGACAACGAGGCGGACGCGGCGCGCAAGAAGATGAACCCGCGCATGCTCACCGAGTTCACCGACGGCACCAAGACCCAGCTCGAGATGGCCGCACTGTCGAACGCGACGGGTATCCCGGTCGAGGTCGAAGGCATGCACGGCCCTGAGTGCAACCTCGACGAACTCATCACCACGCTGATCCCGAAGGCCGACGGCGGCATCCTCGACTGGGAGAACGGCCCGTGCGTCGAGTACGTCACCGGCAACGTCGCACCCGGCGTCTTCGCCATCGTGAAGTCCGAGAGCGACGTCGTCACCCACGAGCTCGACTACCTCAAGCTCGGGCACGGCCCCTACTACCTCTTCTACCGGCCGTGGCACATCGCCTCGATCGAGGCCCACCTGTCGATCGGCGAGGCCGTCCTCAACCGCCGTGCGGACTTCCAGTCCCGCTACGTGTGCACCGAGGTGGTCGGACGCGCCAAGTTCGACCTCGAGCCGGGCACCACGATGGAGGGCATGGGCGGCCACCACTTCTACGGCTGGGCCATCCCCGCCGAGAAGGCCCGCGAGCTGAACGCGATTCCGGTCGGCCTGATCCAGACCAGCAAGCTCAAGGTCGCCAAGAAGCAGGGCGAGATCATCACCTACGACGACCTCGAGGTGGACGAGACCCGTCCGCTCGTCGCGATGCGCCGTCTGCAGGATGCGCTCGTCACCCGCGGCATGATCGGCGCGTGA
- a CDS encoding transcriptional regulator GutM, with product MSASDWVFPAILIAAMVLGVVLTFFQQRAYSTELNTVLRLSKGRDEMLVSGRGRSFRGGSIVIMLVDAEQRRVTWASAMNGISVFARFRPVPALLGAADTAVERAEGKQFKQAVEMAVAQLTARSSVTPETNSRFVRRKRPQ from the coding sequence ATGTCGGCGAGCGACTGGGTCTTCCCCGCGATCCTGATCGCGGCCATGGTGCTGGGGGTCGTCCTCACCTTCTTCCAACAGCGGGCCTACAGCACCGAGTTGAACACCGTCCTGCGCCTGTCGAAGGGTAGGGACGAGATGCTGGTCTCGGGGCGGGGGCGGTCGTTCCGCGGCGGTTCGATCGTCATCATGCTCGTCGACGCGGAGCAGCGACGCGTCACCTGGGCATCGGCCATGAACGGGATCAGCGTGTTCGCGCGGTTCCGCCCGGTCCCGGCGCTCCTGGGGGCCGCGGACACCGCGGTCGAGCGCGCCGAGGGCAAGCAGTTCAAGCAGGCCGTCGAGATGGCCGTCGCACAGCTGACCGCCCGGTCGTCGGTCACCCCCGAGACGAACTCCCGGTTCGTGCGCAGGAAACGACCCCAGTAA
- a CDS encoding PTS glucitol/sorbitol transporter subunit IIA: MTTNIWNAEVSRIGGDAGEMIEAGVLILFGEPVPEALADVSIVHTNATALTRPVQAGDRLVIGEQTYTVDEVGGRANDNLTELGHIVVYVNQPDQELLPGAVKASGPAPVAPAAGSTVAFTEA; encoded by the coding sequence ATGACCACCAACATCTGGAATGCCGAAGTCAGCCGGATCGGCGGCGACGCCGGCGAGATGATCGAGGCAGGCGTCCTCATCCTCTTCGGCGAGCCCGTGCCGGAGGCGCTCGCCGACGTCAGCATCGTCCACACGAATGCCACGGCCCTGACCCGCCCCGTCCAGGCAGGCGACCGGCTCGTCATCGGCGAGCAGACGTACACGGTCGACGAGGTCGGTGGCCGCGCCAACGACAACCTGACCGAACTCGGCCACATCGTCGTCTACGTGAATCAGCCCGACCAGGAGTTGCTGCCCGGCGCCGTGAAGGCCTCCGGACCCGCTCCCGTCGCCCCCGCGGCCGGTTCCACCGTCGCCTTCACCGAAGCCTGA
- the srlE gene encoding PTS glucitol/sorbitol transporter subunit IIB, translating into MSYNTIKVSKGSGGWGKGLVLTPNDQKNVVLSVTGGGIHPVAAKIAELSGATPVDGFTNQVPDEQVLAVVINCGGTARIGVYPKKRMPTVDIYPGSPTGPLAQYITDDIFVSDVGVNNIAALGAAEAAAAVAADAQAQTAAATPASTPAPTPPPPPQQKGFMSWVVKFGNAIGYIINTLLSSGRQALDIILKTVLPFMAYVGLLIGIVNYTGISNVLASWVTPLASNPVGLILLGVIVALPFLSPILGPGAAIAQVIGVLMGTQIGLGALPVQYALPTLFAIDGQVGCDFVPVGLSLGEAKPETVSVGVSAVLFTRLVTSPLAVAIAYLASFLI; encoded by the coding sequence ATGAGCTACAACACCATCAAGGTCTCGAAGGGCTCGGGCGGCTGGGGCAAGGGCCTCGTCCTCACCCCGAACGACCAGAAGAACGTCGTCCTGTCGGTGACCGGCGGCGGCATCCACCCGGTGGCCGCGAAGATCGCCGAGCTCAGCGGTGCGACACCCGTCGACGGGTTCACCAACCAGGTGCCGGACGAGCAGGTGCTGGCCGTGGTCATCAACTGCGGCGGAACCGCCCGCATCGGTGTCTACCCGAAGAAGCGGATGCCCACCGTCGACATCTACCCCGGCTCGCCGACCGGGCCGCTGGCCCAGTACATCACCGACGACATCTTCGTCTCCGACGTCGGGGTGAACAACATCGCGGCGCTCGGAGCCGCTGAGGCAGCCGCCGCGGTGGCGGCCGACGCCCAGGCCCAGACCGCGGCCGCCACCCCGGCGAGCACACCGGCGCCGACACCGCCCCCGCCACCGCAGCAGAAGGGCTTCATGTCCTGGGTGGTGAAGTTCGGCAACGCGATCGGCTACATCATCAACACGCTGCTGTCGTCCGGCCGCCAGGCCCTCGACATCATCCTGAAGACGGTGCTCCCGTTCATGGCCTATGTCGGGTTGCTGATCGGCATCGTGAACTACACGGGCATCTCGAACGTGCTGGCCTCGTGGGTCACCCCGCTGGCGTCCAACCCGGTCGGGCTGATCCTGCTGGGCGTCATCGTCGCGCTGCCGTTCCTGTCTCCCATCCTGGGCCCGGGCGCGGCGATCGCACAGGTGATCGGCGTCCTCATGGGAACGCAGATCGGCCTCGGCGCACTGCCGGTGCAGTACGCGCTCCCGACGCTGTTCGCCATCGACGGCCAGGTCGGCTGTGACTTCGTCCCCGTCGGCCTCTCGCTCGGCGAGGCGAAGCCCGAGACTGTGTCCGTCGGTGTCTCGGCGGTGCTGTTCACCCGTCTGGTAACGTCCCCGCTCGCAGTGGCGATCGCCTACCTGGCGTCGTTCCTCATCTGA
- the srlA gene encoding PTS glucitol/sorbitol transporter subunit IIC: MDNNPVMRGITWFATHFIGLFNASADAFTSLLTGILPLLMVMLTFMYALTTWIGEERVTHAIQWAGRWALTRYTIMPFLAMLLLTNPMAYTFGRFLPERYKPAFYDSTVSFCHPITSLFPHANAGEIFVWSGVSAGVLQIAPDKYATLAALYFLVGLVVILIRGIATQWLTGVLIKRGGHEETFKRYDEAYEAGRIQGVQE; this comes from the coding sequence ATGGACAACAATCCCGTGATGCGCGGGATCACGTGGTTCGCGACGCACTTCATCGGCCTGTTCAACGCCAGCGCCGACGCGTTCACGAGCCTGCTCACCGGCATCCTCCCGCTCCTGATGGTCATGTTGACCTTCATGTACGCCCTCACCACCTGGATCGGTGAGGAACGAGTCACCCATGCCATCCAGTGGGCCGGCCGCTGGGCGCTGACCCGGTACACGATCATGCCGTTCCTGGCCATGCTCCTGTTGACCAACCCGATGGCCTACACGTTCGGCCGCTTCCTGCCCGAGCGCTACAAGCCCGCCTTCTACGACTCGACCGTGTCGTTCTGCCACCCGATCACCTCGCTGTTCCCGCATGCCAACGCCGGAGAGATCTTCGTGTGGAGCGGCGTGTCCGCCGGCGTGCTGCAGATCGCACCCGACAAGTACGCGACGCTGGCCGCGCTGTACTTCCTCGTCGGCCTCGTGGTCATCCTCATCCGCGGCATCGCCACGCAGTGGCTCACCGGCGTCCTGATCAAGCGGGGCGGGCATGAGGAGACCTTCAAGCGCTACGACGAGGCCTACGAGGCCGGACGCATTCAGGGGGTGCAGGAATGA